Part of the Archangium lipolyticum genome, AGTGGCGGGCAACGCGCTGAGTGCCACCTACGTCCTGCACATGGCCAACACGAGTGCTCAGGGGGCAGGAGGAGGTGGTGGGTGGCCTCCGGTAGGAGGGCCCGGGCAGTGGGTGGAGGACACCTCCAGCATGTCCGAGCAGGCCCGGGACTATCAGGCCCAGGTGACGGGCGCCCCCAAGCGGTGGGCCTACAAGGTCTGTCGGGACGGTGAGTGCGTGAACTACGACGGTTACGAGCCAAAGACGGGCACCCTGCTCGAGGCCAAGGCGCGCGAATATGCGAAGTGGTTCGACGAGAAGCTCGACCCTAGATTCAACTACGAGGGACTGGAAGACATGGTCGCGCAAGCAGAGCGGCAGCTTCGGGTGGCTGGCGGGAGACCGCTTCGCTGGCACGTCGCGGAGCCGCGTATGGTGGCCGTGCTCAGGAAGTGGTTCGACTTGAATGACCTTCAGGCAGTCGAAGTTGTCTACACGCAGCCCATACGGTGAGGGTCACCGCGCATGAGTGAATCCTATGGAGCTGGAGCCTATTGGGGGCGGCGTCCGGAGGGAGCTGAGGCGTGCGCTCGACGCGCGGAGACATTCTTCCACCTCCTCGCGGAGTGTCACCCGAGCTATGCCCGGTGGTACGAGAAGAACAACTCCACGCGCAAGGCGCTGCAACTCGGCTTTGAACCCACCCGAGAGACCTTCGAGCGCTTCTTTGGACGAGAGAAGTACCAGAGCGGAAATGACGGGTTCCGCTTCAGTGCCTGGACAGGGCACGTCGAGCAGGACCAGGGCGGCGCGGTCTCGGTCCGTTGTGGGTCGAAGGCCGAGTTTTCGTCCAATGTGGTGCGCGTGCAATTCCCGCATGAGGAATCCGGTCACGAGCGCATGCTCACGATGCCGGTGCTCGCGGGCATCATGCGCGCCATGGCCGTGGCCTGGGAGCCGGACTGGGCTCTCGCGACAGCGGATGGACTGTGGGAGCAACTCTCCGGAGGCAGTCGGATCGGCTGCTTCCTCGGGTGGATGACGTACTTCTCGCGCGAGCGTGGGGAGGTGCCCCCCCTGCCCGAGCCAGTGCGTGTGGAGCCGGTAGGCGACAAGGGTACGCTCGTCATTTTGACTCCCGAGCGGCTCATGCCGAGCAATCCCGAGCATGTGGCGCTCGCCTGGCGCGTTCAGAGGCTGCTCGAGGAACGAGGGCTGCTCAGACGGGTGGTCGAGCCGCCCCCTGTGGCGCGTCCATGAGAGAGCGCGTGCTCAGTCAGCGCCAGTCCGGCGGCGCCAGATTGATGCGCGGCACGTAGTAGCCCTCGGGCCCCTGCAACACCGTCTCGAAGCGCGGATCATTGAGCACCACGCTGCCGGGGCTCTTGTCCACCCGGGCCGGATCCACCTTCGTGCCCGGAATGGGAAACTTCGCGTACGTCGCGATGCCGTACTGATGCAGATCATCCACGGCCACGCCGCAGATGGGCATCGAGGTGCCGTCCGGAAGGTAGAGGCGATCGAACTGCATGTAGACGCGGTGGGGCGTCGTCACCGCTTCACCCGTGATCTTCAGGTACAGTTCCTGGCCCTTCATGTCGACGTACATGGAGGCGGTGACGGGGCCCGGCTTCAGATTGAGCGCGCCTCCATCCTCGATGGATTCGTCCGAGACGGCGGTCCCCGTCTCCAGGAAGGAACCCTGCTCGTCGGGCTTGATGCCCAGCTTGACCGGAGTGGCGCGCGCCTCGGGAGAGCAGCGGGCGAGGTAGCCGATGGGATCCGGCCGCACGGGAGCGGTGGCGCATCCCACGAGCTGCGCGACGGACACGCTCAGCAGGCTCGTGAGCAGCGCACACCAACGGGAGGGGGACGGCTCGGAGGCGGAGATGCCGATGGGCGCTTCGATAGAGGAAGAGGAGGACACGGACTACGTTCCTTTCGCGGATGGCGCCGGAGAGACCGACGCGGTGGGCTCCGCGCGCAAGCCATCCTCCCCAGGAGGGACACACGCCACGCGGAGGAGCATCCACCCTACCCCGAGCAGCCCCAGCATGAACGGAAGAGCCATCAGTCGCCGCGGCCACTGTCCCACCCTGGCCGCGAACCGGGGGGAACGGGTCGTTCCGGCGGAGGTCGGAGGAGAAGGTGGAGACTCCGGCTCCGGTGGCTCCTCCTTCACCTCCTCCAGGATGTCCACGTCCGGGAATGACGCCTGGAGCCGCGCGCACTGGGCTGGCCATTTCGCCGGGGCCTGCCAGGAGGCGGTGAGTCCCTCTTCCGCGCGCATCCGCTCCAGTTCCTCGCGCACGATGCGGGCACTCACGGGGCGTTTGCCGGGCTCCTTCTCCAACAGCCACATGGCCATCGCACACAGGGACTCGGGAAGTCCGGGATCGAGCAGCCGGGGATGAGGCGGAGACGTGGAGGCGATGGCCACCAGCAACCGCTCCAGCGGCAGCCGTGTGCTGAAGGGACGGCAGTTGGTGAGTGTCTCGTACAGCAGCACGCCAAAGGCATACAGGTCCGCGACGGGCCGGGCCTCCAGGCGCGCACCCGGGCGCAAAGCCTCGGAAACCAGGAAGGTGACGACCTCGGGAGGCTGGCAATGGATCGTGCCCGGCGCCAGCCCCTCCGTCAGCGTACGAGCCCAGGGCAGGTGCACCGAGCCGAAGTCGATGAGGAAGGGTTTGTCATCTCCCCGTCGCACCAGGAGGTTGTCCGCCTTGATGTCCCGGTGGCACACGCCGCGCTCATGGAGCACCTCCAGGAGCTTCAATCCCTCGCACAGCACGCCCACGCAGCGGTAGAGCGTCGCGCGCTCGCGCCAGCGCCACGCGTGGAAGGTGCTCCCGGAGACGTAGGGGGTGACGAAATAGGCGTAGCCCGTCTCCGAATCGGGCCACCGCCCCCACTCAATGACCGGCAGCAAGTTGGGATGTTCCAGATGCCCCAGCGAAGCCACCTCGCGACGCATCCAGGCATCCACTTGGTCCTCATCCACCTTCGAAGCAGGCCGGACCGCCATCTTCAGCGACGAGCGACGGCCCGCGCGCTCCACCAGGAACACGAACGCGAAGCCCCCGACGCCCAACCGGCGCACGATGCGGAAGTCCCGCACCATGTCTCCCGGGCGAAGTTGATTGGGGTGCAGCGGCGAATTCATGGGCGAGACGAACCCGCTTCCAGCCGCAGCGGTTGGAAGTTCCCTGGCGAATCCTCCCCATCCAGTGCCAGCTCCAGACCAAGGGCTCCCTCTGGGAGCAGCCCGGTCAGGACGTGACGCTGGCGTATGGCGTTCGCCACACCTGACAGCACATGCGCTGGCCACTCCAGGAGGACACCGTCCGCGAATGACACCCGCAGCCGCCCCTGCACCAACCTCCACGCGGGAGACCCCTTCTTGCGGCTCCTCACGCCCACGGTGACGAAGAAGCGCCGACCCAGCCACAGCACGGACTCGACCCGTCCTCGCGAGTCATGTGGATTGCGCTCCACCACCTCCTGCGGCACGGCCAGCGTGGCACGAGCATCCGGCGCATCGAGGAGGCTCCTGGCCATCAGCTCCGCACCGTCCTCATCGGCGGAAGCCGGAGCGCGCACCACGCGCACCCACAGGTCAACAGCGTCACGCTTCGTCACGAGTGAAAAGCGGATCGGCTCGGCGCCGTCCTCGGCACTCACCGTCAGGAGCACCGGCTCATCCGGGAGCACCGCAGCGGTTGCGATGAGGACCAAGGCCCTCTCGTTCAGACGGCCGATCTGAACGGGCCCATCCTCACAGGCTGGCTGAACGACCTCGGCCCGCAGGGGCGGTTCAAGCTCGACGACCGTGGCCACGCCCGGCGCCAGATGCAGCTCCAGCGGTAGCACCTGCCCGGGACTGGAAGGGAGAACAAGTGTGCGTCGCTGGTGCTCTGGCCTTCCCACACCACCCCATCCGGAGCTGCCGAAGCCAGGGAGGGAGACGAGGAGAGGCAGGAGCAGCCAGGCACCAGGACGCACCACTCATCCATAGGAGGAACCGGCTCCCGTGGCAAGCAAAAAACCACTTTTGCCGTCACCTCGAACGGGGTGACTTCTGCGATGGTGTCCTCACACAGTCCCAACCCTGGACGCCGACCGCGTTGACGCGCCACCTGGAACTTCCGGATGATCAGCGGACACGCAGAACTTCCAGGGGGTGTTCCATGCGCGCCGATTCCACGGACTCTCGACCTGTCGTCATCAGGAGGCGCCGCGGAGCACGGGCTCTCGGCATGGCGCTCCTGCTACTGCTCGGGGGATGCGCCACGAGCGCTCCGCTCCCGGGACTGCTGCCGGGTTCCCACCGGCGTCCCGCCCTCCGGCCTCCCCAGGTCGCCTCTCCCGCCCCCTCCTCCGGGCAGACAACCCCAGCCTCCGGCGGTGGCTTCAACACGCCCTACACGCCCTACCAGTGACACTCCGCACGCGGGTGGATCAGCGCTCCACCTGCTCGCTGCACGTCATGCAGTGACGCGCCTCGGGAATGGCCCGCAGCCGGTGCCTCCCGATGGCCCCGCCGCACCGCGCGCAGTGCCCGAACCCGCCCTGCTCGATGCGCACCAGCGCGTCGTCGATGTCCCTCAGCTCTCGCCGCTCCCGCTCCGACAGCCGCTCCAGCACCGCCTCCACGCTCTCCTCCGCGGCCTCGTCCGCCGGGTCGGACGGCCGCCCGTCCCTGAGCTCCTCGGCCTCCGCATGGTTGTCACGCAACAGGCCACGCAGGCTGCTCCGCCGCTGCAGCAAGGCCTCCCGTGCCTGGTTCATCAACGTGTGCATGATGGCTTCCCCACTTCGCGCGGCGAGCCTCGTGGGCCACCGAGGTATGAGTCGCGCCGGTCCATTTCAGGAACCGTGCCTCGCACCGCCTTCCTCTGGACGGCCCCTCCCGCGCGCAAGGTTTGCGGCTCTCTCCAGGCCCCTTGTGCACCCCTTGCGCACGGCCCCCTCTCCTCCTCCCACACGCACGCTGGAACACGCCTTGCTCCGGGTGTTGGCGGCCACCCTCCCGGTGTCCAGACTCCCTTGGATCGAGGTCGCTCGCATGATGTCCTCCCCCTCCGCGTCCACCCCTCCCCGCCCGCTCCTCCAGGGACTCCTCCCCCGCGAGCATGGGGCGTACTTCCAGCTCGGCCTCCCGCTGGCCACCGCCCTCCTCGTCTCCGGCGCGCCCCCCGCGGCCCGCTGGCTCTCCGGGGCCGCCATCGCCTGCCTGCTCGCCCACGAGCCCCTCCTCCTCCTGCTCGGCCACCGGGGCGCCCGCCGCGGTGAGCGTGATGGGGGCCGTGCCCGCTCATGGGGTGTCGCCGTGGGGCTCCTCGGCGCGCTGTGCTTCGTGCTCGGCACCCTCTCCCTGCCCGCCGGGGTGTGGCCCTTCCTCGCGCTGCCCCTCATCCTCGGCGGCGAGGTGCTGCTGCTCGCCTGGAACCATCAGGAGCGCACCCTCGCGGGCGAGGTGCTCGCCGCGCTCGCGCTCGCGGCCTGGGCCGTGCCCATCGCCATGGCCGGCGGTCTTCCCGCCTCCACCGCGATGACGCTCTGGGGTACCTATGGACTGGCCTTCGGGCTGGCCACCCTGGCCGTGCGCACCGTCATCGCCAGCCACCGCCCCCGCGCCCACCGCGAGCGGCTGCGCTGCTCGGGCGCCGCCCTGGTGGCCGCCTTCCTCCTGGCGGCCGTGGCGTGGGCGCTGCAGGCCGGGCTGTCCCCGTTGTGCGTGGCGGCGCTGCTGCCCGTGGGCCTCGTGGCGCTCGGGCTGTGCGTGGCCCTGCCCTCGCCCCGGCGGCTCAAGTCCATCGGCTGGACGCTGGGCGCGGCGGGCACCCTCACGTCGGTGCTGCTCGGCGTGGGCCTGTCCTGAACGGGGACGGCCCGCGCGTCTAGCGTACCGAAGCCCGCTCCGTGGCCAGCTTGCGCGCCCGCTTCTCCACCGCGCGCACCGTGTCCATCACCGCGTCCTTCTGGCCCACTCCGGCCAGGAAGCCGGGGATGGAGCCCCCGGGCTCCACGGTGAAGCGGTAGACGAAGCGCACCCGGCTCTCACCGGCCGGGGTGAAGTGCCAGCTGCCCTCGTTGTGGTACAGCCGCACCACGCCCGTCCGCTCCGGCAGCGCCTTGCCCTGGGAGAACCACCGCTGGCGGAACTGCCCCGTACCGTCCGCGGCCAGCAGCTCCTCGTCCACCACGCGCAGCACGTAGTCCCGGTTGGAGATGATGGGGAAATCCAGTTGCGTGTACGTCACGCGCCCGTCCGGCTCGTGGGACACCACCTTGGACTCCGTCACGTACGGCATCCAGTGCCGGAAGCTCTCGTGGTCCCTCAGCGCGGACTGCACGTCCTGGATGCTGACGTCCAGGTGCCCCTCGGCCCAGACCTCCCGGCCACCGGGGATGTCCGCACGCTTGCGGGCCTTGATGGCCACATCCCCCCCGGCGACCTTCTCCCATTCCTCCGCCGCCCCAGCACCACTCATCGTCAGGACCACGAACAGGGCCGTCAGGCCCGGCAGGCTCCGCATGTTCGACTCCCCTCACTTCGAGGCGGGTCACCGGCCGGTTTCCCGCCATCCACCAACACCGCCACCACCAGAATCATCGACTTTTGGTACCGGCCAGGGCACGAAGGTAGACCATGACCGGCCACCTGCCAGCCCCCCCACCCGAGCGAGGACTTTTCTGCAATCGCACCCTCAACATGAGGGCCATCAAAGCCATCGGTTATGACATGGATTACACGCTCATTCACTACAAAGTGGAGGCGTGGGAACAGCGGGCCTATGAGCATATGAGAAACCGGCTCGTGGCCCAGGGTTGGCCCGTGGGCCACCTGACGTTCGATCCGATGCTGGCCATGCGCGGCCTCATCATCGACACGGAGAAGGGAAACCTCCTCAAGGCCAACCGCTTCGGCTTCGTGAAGAAGGCGCTCCATGGCACCCGGCCCATGGACTTCGAGGCCCAGCGCCGCGAGTACTCCGGCACCATCATCGACCTGGCCGACCGGCGCTGGGTGTTCCTCAATACGCTTTTCTCACTTTCCGAGGCGTGCCTCTACGCGCAGGTGGTGGACCTGCTGGATGACGGCAAGCTGCCCGGCCCCATGGGCCCCATGGGCTACGGCGACGTCTACGAGCTGGTGCGCCGCAGCCTGGATGCCACGCACATGGAGGGCGCGCTCAAGGCGGAGATCATCGCCGACCCGGGGCGCTACGTGCTGGCCGAGCCGGACACGGCGCTCGCGCTGCTGGACCAGAAGAACGCGGGCAAGAAGCTGCTGCTCATCACCAACAGCGAGTGGGCCTACACGCTGCCGATGATGCACGCGGCGTTCGATCCGTATCTCCCGCCGGGGATGACGTGGCGGGAGCTGTTCGACGTGGTCATCGTCAGCGCCCGCAAGCCCGAGTTCTTCACCACGCGCTCCTCGCTCTTCGAGGTGGTGACGGCACCGGGCCACGAGGGCCTGCTGCGTCCGCACTCGGGGCCGCTCAAGCCGAGGACGCCCTACTTCGGGGGCAGCGCCACCGAGGTGGAGCGCTTCCTGGGCATGAGCGGGGATGAAATCCTCTACGTGGGCGACCACATGTTCGGCGACGTGCACGTGACGAAGAACGTGCTGCGCTGGCGCACCGCCCTCATCCTGCGCGAGCTGGAGGATGAGATCCGCGCCATCAGCGCCTTCCGGGGCACCGAGGCGCGGCTCGCCGAGCGGATGCAGCACAAGGAGCGTCTGGAGGCCGAGTCCTGCCAGGTGCGGCTGGAGCTGCAGCGGCGGCGGCTGGGCTATGGCCCGCGCGAGCCCTCGCCGTCCGACGAGCAGCTGCACGCCCGCGCGCTCGAGCTGCGCACCCAACTGGAAGCGCTCGACACGGAGATCGGCCCGATGGCCCGTGCCGCCAGCGAGCTGGCCAACCCCATCTGGGGCCTGCTGACGCGGGCGGGCAACGACAAGAGCCACCTGGCGCGCCAGGTGGAGCGCTACGCGGACATCTACACGTCGCGGGTGAGCAACTTCCTCTTCGCCACGCCCTTCGTCTACCTGCGCAGCCCGCGCGGCAGCCTCCCGCACGACCCGACCACGCCCGGCGGCACGCCCGTGTTCCCCGCCAGCGCCACCGGGGACACGAGCGCTCCCTGAGCCCCGGGGCCGCTGGGACTCCCCCAGCGGCCCCGCCCGTCACCCGTTGGAAGGCCGTCCCGCGAGGGCGTCCATCATCCGGTCCAGCACGCTCTCGAGCTGGGAGAGCTCATAGGGCTTCGGCAGCAGCACGGCGCCCGGCACCGTGTTGCCCGCCGCGCCGCCGTAGCCGGAGGCGATGATGACCTGGAGACCGGGCCGCTGGCGGACGGCCTCGCGGGCCAGCTCCACCCCCGACATGCCGGGCAGGCTCACGTCCGTGAACAGCACGTCGATGCCGCCGGAGGCGAGCACCTTCTGGGCCTCCTCCGCGCTCGGCACGGCGAGCACGCGGTGCCCGAGGACATCCAACAGCTCGCAGACGGAGGAGCGGATGGACTCGTCATCTTCCACGAGGAGGATGCGCAGTTCCTTGGGTGCGGGCGCGGGCGCGGGCGCGGGCGTGGGCGCCGTCCGCGCGGCCATCCGCTGCTGGCGGTTGCGCAGCAGCTGGCGGAGCTTCCGGGCCAGGTCCTCCCGGCGATAGGGCTTGCTCAACAGGCTGACACCGGGATCCAACCGGCCGCCGTGGACGATGGCGTTCTCCGTGTAGCCCGACGTGAAGAGCACCTCGAGGTCCGGCAGGAGCGCCTTGGCCTGCCTGGCGAGCTCCGGGCTGCGCACCGGGCCGGGCATCACCACGTCGGTGAACAGCAGGTCCACCGGCACGCCGCTCTGGATGACCGCCAGGGCGCTCTGCCCGTCGGTGGCCTTGAGCACGCGGTAGCCGAGCTCGCTCAGCAGCTCCACCACCGTGGCACGCACCTCGGCGTCGTCCTCGACCACCAGGATGGTCTCGTTCCCCCCCTCGATGGGGCCCGAGACGACCTCGGTGCGCTGCACCTCCGCCTGGAACGAGCGCGGCAGGTAGATCTTGATGGTCGTCCCGTGTCCGACCTCGCTGTAGATCTTGATGTGGCCGCCGGTCTGCTTGACGAAGCCGTACACCATGCTCAGCCCCAGCCCCGTGCCTTGGCCCTCGGGCTTGGTCGTGAAGAAGGGCTCGAAGACCC contains:
- a CDS encoding HAD-IG family 5'-nucleotidase gives rise to the protein MTGHLPAPPPERGLFCNRTLNMRAIKAIGYDMDYTLIHYKVEAWEQRAYEHMRNRLVAQGWPVGHLTFDPMLAMRGLIIDTEKGNLLKANRFGFVKKALHGTRPMDFEAQRREYSGTIIDLADRRWVFLNTLFSLSEACLYAQVVDLLDDGKLPGPMGPMGYGDVYELVRRSLDATHMEGALKAEIIADPGRYVLAEPDTALALLDQKNAGKKLLLITNSEWAYTLPMMHAAFDPYLPPGMTWRELFDVVIVSARKPEFFTTRSSLFEVVTAPGHEGLLRPHSGPLKPRTPYFGGSATEVERFLGMSGDEILYVGDHMFGDVHVTKNVLRWRTALILRELEDEIRAISAFRGTEARLAERMQHKERLEAESCQVRLELQRRRLGYGPREPSPSDEQLHARALELRTQLEALDTEIGPMARAASELANPIWGLLTRAGNDKSHLARQVERYADIYTSRVSNFLFATPFVYLRSPRGSLPHDPTTPGGTPVFPASATGDTSAP
- a CDS encoding YwiC-like family protein, yielding MMSSPSASTPPRPLLQGLLPREHGAYFQLGLPLATALLVSGAPPAARWLSGAAIACLLAHEPLLLLLGHRGARRGERDGGRARSWGVAVGLLGALCFVLGTLSLPAGVWPFLALPLILGGEVLLLAWNHQERTLAGEVLAALALAAWAVPIAMAGGLPASTAMTLWGTYGLAFGLATLAVRTVIASHRPRAHRERLRCSGAALVAAFLLAAVAWALQAGLSPLCVAALLPVGLVALGLCVALPSPRRLKSIGWTLGAAGTLTSVLLGVGLS
- a CDS encoding TraR/DksA family transcriptional regulator — its product is MHTLMNQAREALLQRRSSLRGLLRDNHAEAEELRDGRPSDPADEAAEESVEAVLERLSERERRELRDIDDALVRIEQGGFGHCARCGGAIGRHRLRAIPEARHCMTCSEQVER
- a CDS encoding immunity 52 family protein, with the translated sequence MSESYGAGAYWGRRPEGAEACARRAETFFHLLAECHPSYARWYEKNNSTRKALQLGFEPTRETFERFFGREKYQSGNDGFRFSAWTGHVEQDQGGAVSVRCGSKAEFSSNVVRVQFPHEESGHERMLTMPVLAGIMRAMAVAWEPDWALATADGLWEQLSGGSRIGCFLGWMTYFSRERGEVPPLPEPVRVEPVGDKGTLVILTPERLMPSNPEHVALAWRVQRLLEERGLLRRVVEPPPVARP
- a CDS encoding SRPBCC family protein; amino-acid sequence: MRSLPGLTALFVVLTMSGAGAAEEWEKVAGGDVAIKARKRADIPGGREVWAEGHLDVSIQDVQSALRDHESFRHWMPYVTESKVVSHEPDGRVTYTQLDFPIISNRDYVLRVVDEELLAADGTGQFRQRWFSQGKALPERTGVVRLYHNEGSWHFTPAGESRVRFVYRFTVEPGGSIPGFLAGVGQKDAVMDTVRAVEKRARKLATERASVR
- a CDS encoding serine/threonine protein kinase, with translation MNSPLHPNQLRPGDMVRDFRIVRRLGVGGFAFVFLVERAGRRSSLKMAVRPASKVDEDQVDAWMRREVASLGHLEHPNLLPVIEWGRWPDSETGYAYFVTPYVSGSTFHAWRWRERATLYRCVGVLCEGLKLLEVLHERGVCHRDIKADNLLVRRGDDKPFLIDFGSVHLPWARTLTEGLAPGTIHCQPPEVVTFLVSEALRPGARLEARPVADLYAFGVLLYETLTNCRPFSTRLPLERLLVAIASTSPPHPRLLDPGLPESLCAMAMWLLEKEPGKRPVSARIVREELERMRAEEGLTASWQAPAKWPAQCARLQASFPDVDILEEVKEEPPEPESPPSPPTSAGTTRSPRFAARVGQWPRRLMALPFMLGLLGVGWMLLRVACVPPGEDGLRAEPTASVSPAPSAKGT
- a CDS encoding DUF2381 family protein, producing the protein MVRPGAWLLLPLLVSLPGFGSSGWGGVGRPEHQRRTLVLPSSPGQVLPLELHLAPGVATVVELEPPLRAEVVQPACEDGPVQIGRLNERALVLIATAAVLPDEPVLLTVSAEDGAEPIRFSLVTKRDAVDLWVRVVRAPASADEDGAELMARSLLDAPDARATLAVPQEVVERNPHDSRGRVESVLWLGRRFFVTVGVRSRKKGSPAWRLVQGRLRVSFADGVLLEWPAHVLSGVANAIRQRHVLTGLLPEGALGLELALDGEDSPGNFQPLRLEAGSSRP